Within Candidatus Methylomirabilota bacterium, the genomic segment TCTCCTCCGCTGATGATCATGTCATCCACGCGCCCGGCCACGAAGAGATCGCCGACCTCGTCGAGATAGCCCATGTCGCCCGTGAAGTACCAGCCGTCCCTGAGGGCGTGCGCATCCGCGTCCGGGCGCTTCCAGTAGCCGGCGAATGCTTCGTCGGAGTCGAGGCTGGCGATGATCTCACCCTTCTCGCCCGGAGGCACGGTCTCCTCGGCCCCCACGCGACGCTCCCGACTCGCCTCGACCACGCGCAGCTTCGAATGGATCCCGGGACGTCCCGCGCAGCCCGGCTTGGTGTGAACGTCGGGGAAGACCGAGAAGGTGTAGATCTCGGTCGAGCCGTAGTGGTTCACGAACACCTCGGGGTGAAAGGCTTTCACGCACGCGTCGGTGAGGGAGGCGAGCATGGGCGCTCCCGCGTACGCGAGCTTCCTCACCGAGGAGACCTTCGCGCTCGACCGCTCCACCGCCCGGACGAGGTCGTGGAAGAGCGTCGGGATGAGGTACAGCGCGCTCACCCGCTCCCTCTCGATGAGCGAGAGCGCCGCCTCCGCGCTCCAGTCCGCCTGGCAGACGAAACAGCCGTTCACCGCGGCCATGCTCGTCAGCAGGTGGATGCCCATGGTGTGATAGAGCGGCATCACGCCGAGCGTACGCTCGCCCCACTGGTAGCCGCACTGGATCACGTGGGCGCGGGCGCCGGCATGGTGGTTCCGGTGTGTCCTCGGCACGCCCTTGGGTCGCCCCGTGGTCCCGGAGGTATAGAGGATGAGAGAGAGGTCGCTCTCCCTCACGGCGCGATCGAGCGGCGCGTGGTTCGAGCCCAGGAGCTCAGCGAACGGGACCGCTCCGGCCGGCACCTCGTCGCCGACGAAAACCAGACACCCCCGCCAGCCCTCCGTCGCCTCGAGCATCCCGGCCGCGGTCGCCGACTCGAACAAGGCGACGCGGGCCCCGCCGTCCTCGAGCACATAGCGCAGCTCCCGCAGCGTGAGCCGGTAGTTCACGGGCGTGGGCACGCCCCCGATGCTCTGGAGGGCCCAGTACGCGAGCACGTGCTCGAGGCGGTTCTTCAGCGCGATCAGCACGCGGTCGCCCTTGCCGATGCCGAGGCCCGCGAGACCGCGGCCGAGCGCCGCAGCCTGGCTCGCAAGGTCGGCGTACGTCAGCCGGCGCGGGCCGTCCACCACCGCGGGAGCCTCCGGGTATCGCCGGGCCGCACGATCGACGAGACGGGCGAGGGTCACGGCGGCAGCAGCGTCTCCAGCAGCGCGCGCATCTCGGCGCTGTTCCATTCCCGCGCGCCCGCCGCCATGCCCGCGACCTCGCCGCCGGGCTTGACGATGAAGGTCGCGGGCAGGCCCGTCACGCGCCACGCCCCCGCCGTCTTGAGCTCGGGGTCGAGCAGGATAGGAAAGGTGAGCCGCTGATGCGCGATGTACGGCTCGAGGAGCGCGCGGGGCGCGCCCCGGTCCACCGAGACTCCGAGGACGATCAGACCGCGCGCCCGGTAGGCCTGCCAGAGCTCCTCGAGCGTCGGCATCTCGAGGGTGCACGGCGTGCACCACGTCGCC encodes:
- a CDS encoding AMP-binding protein, translating into MTLARLVDRAARRYPEAPAVVDGPRRLTYADLASQAAALGRGLAGLGIGKGDRVLIALKNRLEHVLAYWALQSIGGVPTPVNYRLTLRELRYVLEDGGARVALFESATAAGMLEATEGWRGCLVFVGDEVPAGAVPFAELLGSNHAPLDRAVRESDLSLILYTSGTTGRPKGVPRTHRNHHAGARAHVIQCGYQWGERTLGVMPLYHTMGIHLLTSMAAVNGCFVCQADWSAEAALSLIERERVSALYLIPTLFHDLVRAVERSSAKVSSVRKLAYAGAPMLASLTDACVKAFHPEVFVNHYGSTEIYTFSVFPDVHTKPGCAGRPGIHSKLRVVEASRERRVGAEETVPPGEKGEIIASLDSDEAFAGYWKRPDADAHALRDGWYFTGDMGYLDEVGDLFVAGRVDDMIISGGENIHPAEIEEVLARHPQVRDVAIVGEPDEKWGERVVAFVVRKDAELTAAALDRYGLESPALANFKRPRRIVFVEEIPKTASGKILRRLLRDGHYREVSPMSPAWGEEAQPPQRSQSRGSEVDK
- a CDS encoding TlpA disulfide reductase family protein, with amino-acid sequence MGLALALLAGALWTLPTRRPGVDGGHHRDHAVALDPFEKAGIIEFKEGQRGPTFRLRTFPGPGHASLEELKGNLLILNFWATWCTPCTLEMPTLEELWQAYRARGLIVLGVSVDRGAPRALLEPYIAHQRLTFPILLDPELKTAGAWRVTGLPATFIVKPGGEVAGMAAGAREWNSAEMRALLETLLPP